The bacterium genome has a segment encoding these proteins:
- a CDS encoding DmsE family decaheme c-type cytochrome, with product MMRLLILIAGLLALLAVAAAAGGGFAERVGVPAGAAYVGSQACLDCHDDAGTFYQHTPHSVERAPTAPGSGAGACEACHGPGSLHVEAGGEGPIFGRAALSALDAEDRAEMCLQCHQDKRIAWADSPHAGSPTDCAACHTDVVHGGGSAQAPSAFRVAGEFCLQCHAAQAADFRLPFRHRVLEGEVSCQDCHAVHGAAPAAEPLGDLNAACLNCHTEMAGPFLFEHEAVSAEDCTACHRPHGSVNDKLLTQDGNSLCLQCHFEPGYPTIGDVDHGGFLGSEARCYDCHHEIHGSNLNPTFLD from the coding sequence ATGATGCGTCTGCTCATCCTCATCGCCGGACTGCTCGCCCTGCTCGCCGTCGCCGCGGCCGCGGGCGGCGGTTTCGCCGAGCGCGTGGGCGTGCCGGCCGGCGCGGCCTACGTCGGTTCCCAGGCCTGCCTGGACTGCCACGACGACGCCGGCACCTTCTACCAGCACACCCCCCATTCCGTGGAGCGGGCCCCGACCGCGCCCGGCTCCGGCGCCGGCGCCTGCGAGGCCTGCCACGGGCCGGGCAGCCTCCACGTCGAGGCCGGCGGCGAGGGACCCATCTTCGGCCGGGCCGCCCTGTCCGCCCTGGATGCCGAGGACCGCGCCGAGATGTGCCTGCAGTGCCACCAGGACAAGCGCATCGCCTGGGCCGACTCGCCGCACGCCGGCAGCCCGACCGATTGCGCGGCTTGCCACACCGACGTCGTCCACGGGGGCGGCTCGGCGCAGGCGCCGTCCGCCTTCCGGGTCGCCGGCGAGTTCTGCCTGCAGTGCCACGCGGCCCAGGCCGCCGACTTCCGCCTGCCGTTCCGCCACCGCGTGCTGGAGGGCGAGGTCTCCTGCCAGGACTGCCACGCGGTCCACGGCGCGGCGCCCGCCGCCGAGCCCCTGGGCGACCTGAACGCGGCCTGCCTGAACTGCCACACCGAGATGGCCGGCCCGTTCCTCTTCGAGCACGAAGCCGTCTCGGCCGAGGACTGCACGGCCTGCCACCGGCCGCACGGCTCGGTCAACGACAAGCTGCTGACCCAGGACGGCAACTCGCTGTGCCTGCAGTGCCACTTCGAGCCCGGCTACCCGACCATCGGCGACGTGGACCACGGCGGCTTCCTGGGCAGCGAGGCGCGCTGCTACGACTGCCACCACGAGATCCACGGTTCGAACCTCAACCCCACCTTCCTGGACTAG